A single region of the Pontibacter kalidii genome encodes:
- the hutG gene encoding formimidoylglutamase: MYKPTAPGTWKGRVDALDGEEGKRWHQGINLLNLTEAREPANAAQAIAFLGFCCDEGVRRNHGREGAVEGPAALRQAMASFAWHLEDDVSLFDAGDVYCTNQHLEEAQKQLGKKVNALLSNTYKTIILGGGHETAYGHFLGIKQALPEGHQLGIINFDAHFDLRSYEKQPSSGTPFLQIAEELRTAGKDFNYLCLGIQQQGNTQRLFNTAAAYGTDYVFAPAMQVYNYESLRERLQQFMELADVLYVSIDMDVFAAAYAPGVSAPAALGVHPEIVLLLLQEIISSGKLLTLDIVELNPKLDIDNRTAKLGASLLYHVVQQWSQV; this comes from the coding sequence ATGTATAAACCCACCGCACCCGGCACCTGGAAAGGCAGAGTTGATGCCCTCGACGGAGAGGAAGGCAAGCGCTGGCACCAGGGCATTAATTTGCTCAACCTCACCGAGGCTAGAGAGCCTGCTAATGCAGCACAGGCCATTGCTTTTTTAGGGTTCTGCTGCGACGAAGGCGTGCGCCGCAATCATGGCAGGGAAGGGGCAGTGGAGGGACCGGCAGCGTTGCGGCAGGCAATGGCCTCGTTTGCGTGGCACCTGGAGGATGACGTTTCGTTGTTTGATGCCGGTGATGTGTACTGTACTAACCAGCACCTGGAAGAGGCGCAGAAGCAGTTGGGCAAAAAAGTGAATGCCCTGCTCTCCAACACTTACAAGACGATCATACTTGGTGGCGGCCACGAAACAGCCTATGGGCACTTCTTAGGTATAAAACAGGCGCTCCCGGAAGGACACCAATTGGGCATCATCAACTTCGACGCACATTTCGACCTGCGGAGTTACGAGAAGCAACCCAGCTCCGGCACCCCGTTCCTGCAGATAGCCGAAGAGCTGCGCACAGCAGGCAAGGACTTTAATTACCTGTGCCTGGGGATACAGCAGCAGGGCAATACCCAGAGGCTATTTAACACTGCTGCAGCCTATGGTACCGATTATGTGTTTGCACCCGCTATGCAGGTCTACAACTATGAATCGCTGCGGGAACGGCTGCAGCAGTTTATGGAGCTGGCCGATGTATTGTATGTAAGTATAGACATGGATGTGTTTGCGGCAGCCTATGCTCCCGGCGTGAGTGCTCCGGCTGCATTGGGTGTTCATCCGGAGATTGTGCTGTTGCTGCTGCAGGAAATCATCAGCAGTGGCAAGCTCCTGACGCTGGACATCGTGGAACTCAACCCAAAACTTGATATTGATAACCGCACGGCCAAATTAGGTGCTTCCCTGCTATACCATGTAGTGCAGCAGTGGAGCCAGGTATAG
- a CDS encoding DoxX family protein: MNLTNDMYRVERWADTHHPLWLDFMRIGLGAFLIIKGFMFIQDTAALFSIMQKSQFPWVSIGLAHYVAFAHLVGGLLIALGLITRVAILFQLPILIGAVFFINPERGFYSENTELWSSIAVLLLLIFFLIFGSGRFSVDHLIRRPDKDWLY, from the coding sequence ATGAACCTTACAAATGATATGTATCGCGTGGAGCGCTGGGCGGATACACACCACCCCTTGTGGCTCGATTTCATGAGAATTGGTTTGGGTGCCTTCCTGATAATAAAGGGTTTTATGTTTATCCAAGATACCGCCGCGCTGTTCAGCATCATGCAGAAGAGTCAGTTCCCATGGGTATCGATAGGCCTGGCGCACTATGTAGCCTTTGCGCACTTGGTGGGCGGATTGCTGATTGCCCTAGGACTGATAACCCGGGTAGCCATACTTTTCCAGTTACCGATCCTGATCGGAGCCGTTTTTTTCATCAATCCCGAGAGAGGTTTTTACTCTGAGAACACCGAGCTTTGGTCCTCTATCGCAGTGCTGCTGCTGCTTATTTTCTTCCTTATTTTCGGCTCTGGCCGCTTCTCCGTGGATCACCTTATCCGGAGGCCGGATAAAGACTGGCTCTATTAA
- the menD gene encoding 2-succinyl-5-enolpyruvyl-6-hydroxy-3-cyclohexene-1-carboxylic-acid synthase translates to MILQPVVNIAEICAQKGVEQVVLSPGSRCAPLTIAFARHPQFTVRTVSDERAAAFIALGMAQTTGKPTVLVCTSGTASLNYAPAVAEAYFQQVPLLILSADRPPEWIDQLDGQTIRQQNVYGQHIKHSYTFPADFSHSDAVWHSERMVSEALNEALAYPAGPVHLNVPLREPFYPAPGEELQYGQVKVIEEEAHTYALSEGQALKLQQEILKYRKVLVLTGQAQHHEALLQSIGTFAETTGAVVAGDIISNIHSLPEAVRHQDVIFANADQEQLAKLQPDLLITCGKSTISKALKLYLRKYKPKAHWHLQPAGQVADTFQSLTKIVRCAPHSFFSAMAGSTKSDNDFSADWAAANKAAGDFLQTYSTGAAYSELPIVTRVLQQLPQQSNLHLANSMSVRYANIAALQPQQQVEVYANRGTSGIDGSTSTAVGCALTSPGITTLLTGDLAFFYDRNGLWHNYQPQNLRIVLLNNHAGGIFRLIDGPRQQPELAPFFETHQALNAENTARDFGIKYTSVQGMEELDQALPGFFAAEAGAGILEIFTDSAANAEAFEKYRQAVRGLKLL, encoded by the coding sequence ATGATTCTACAGCCCGTTGTAAATATAGCTGAGATTTGCGCCCAGAAGGGTGTGGAGCAGGTGGTGCTGTCGCCGGGCTCGCGCTGTGCGCCCCTGACCATAGCTTTTGCCCGCCACCCGCAGTTTACGGTGCGCACTGTGAGCGATGAACGGGCTGCCGCCTTTATCGCCCTGGGCATGGCGCAGACAACAGGCAAGCCCACGGTGCTCGTGTGCACCTCCGGCACGGCTTCCCTGAACTATGCGCCGGCCGTGGCCGAGGCATACTTCCAGCAGGTGCCGCTGTTAATCCTGAGCGCCGACCGCCCCCCGGAGTGGATTGACCAGCTCGACGGGCAGACGATACGGCAACAAAACGTTTACGGGCAGCACATCAAGCACAGCTATACTTTCCCGGCTGATTTCTCGCACTCCGATGCCGTATGGCACAGCGAGCGTATGGTGTCGGAGGCGCTGAACGAGGCTCTGGCCTACCCTGCCGGACCGGTGCACCTCAACGTGCCGCTGCGCGAGCCCTTCTACCCTGCCCCCGGCGAGGAGTTGCAGTATGGCCAAGTAAAAGTAATCGAGGAGGAGGCACACACGTATGCCCTGAGCGAGGGGCAGGCGCTGAAGCTGCAGCAGGAAATACTCAAGTATAGAAAAGTGCTGGTGCTGACCGGCCAGGCGCAGCACCACGAGGCACTGCTCCAAAGTATAGGAACCTTTGCCGAGACCACCGGTGCCGTGGTCGCAGGCGATATCATCAGCAACATACACAGCTTGCCGGAGGCCGTGCGCCACCAGGATGTGATCTTCGCCAACGCGGACCAGGAACAACTGGCCAAGTTGCAGCCCGACCTGCTCATCACCTGCGGCAAGTCCACCATCTCCAAAGCCCTGAAATTATACCTGCGCAAGTATAAACCAAAGGCCCATTGGCACCTGCAGCCCGCCGGCCAGGTAGCCGATACGTTCCAGTCGCTGACGAAGATCGTGCGCTGCGCCCCCCACAGCTTTTTCAGCGCTATGGCCGGCAGCACCAAATCCGACAACGACTTCTCCGCCGACTGGGCTGCCGCTAATAAAGCAGCCGGTGATTTCCTGCAGACGTACAGCACCGGGGCTGCTTACAGCGAGCTACCGATCGTGACGCGCGTGCTGCAGCAACTGCCGCAGCAAAGCAATCTGCACCTGGCCAACTCCATGTCGGTGCGCTATGCCAACATAGCAGCCCTGCAGCCGCAGCAGCAGGTGGAGGTTTACGCCAACCGCGGCACCAGCGGCATAGACGGCAGCACCAGCACGGCCGTCGGCTGCGCCCTCACCAGCCCCGGCATCACCACGCTGCTCACCGGCGATTTGGCCTTTTTCTACGACCGGAACGGCCTCTGGCACAACTACCAGCCGCAGAACCTGCGCATCGTACTGCTCAACAACCACGCCGGCGGCATTTTCAGGCTGATAGATGGGCCAAGGCAACAGCCCGAGCTGGCCCCCTTCTTTGAGACGCACCAGGCGCTGAATGCCGAAAACACCGCCCGCGATTTTGGGATAAAGTATACTTCCGTGCAAGGGATGGAAGAACTGGACCAGGCGCTTCCCGGCTTCTTTGCCGCTGAGGCAGGTGCAGGCATCCTGGAGATTTTTACCGACAGCGCGGCCAATGCCGAGGCCTTCGAAAAGTATAGGCAAGCTGTGCGCGGTCTAAAGTTGTTGTAA
- a CDS encoding DoxX family protein: protein MNVAHELNHAAPRNSASNPVWMDGLRILLGLFLFIKGILFLEHSSDLFYVFSQSQDFIGMHKASVFTSAVHIIGGLMIAFGFLTRLALLLQIPVVLGALLIVNPQQGINLSNTELWLSGAVMALLLFFMIVGPGRYSVDNKVLRHQK from the coding sequence ATGAACGTTGCACACGAATTAAACCACGCTGCGCCCCGGAACAGCGCCAGCAACCCGGTCTGGATGGATGGCCTTCGGATCCTTCTTGGCTTGTTCCTCTTCATCAAAGGCATCCTGTTTCTGGAGCATAGCAGCGACCTTTTCTATGTCTTCAGCCAGAGCCAGGATTTTATCGGCATGCACAAAGCCTCGGTGTTCACCAGTGCGGTGCATATTATTGGTGGGCTGATGATCGCCTTCGGTTTCCTCACCCGGCTGGCCCTGCTGCTGCAGATTCCCGTCGTGCTGGGTGCCCTGCTCATCGTGAATCCGCAACAGGGCATCAACCTGAGTAACACCGAGCTCTGGCTGTCTGGGGCGGTGATGGCCCTGCTGTTGTTCTTCATGATCGTTGGCCCTGGCCGCTACTCTGTGGACAACAAGGTGCTGCGGCACCAGAAATAG
- a CDS encoding AMP-binding protein — protein sequence MTDKFLSLNGKKFYYDEIASYSFRDSIPLNGYESNTLEFCRSWLDGVQEFPIQTSGSTGVPKTITLTRRQLEASARRTINLLNLQPGDCTLVCLNTEYIAGMMMLVRGFEANLKMIIVEPISNPLTLVSPEENIAFSSFVPMQLHTILQETPERLGQLNHMKGMLVGGAPVTPTQQRELQRIQSPIYHTYGMTETASHIALRKLNGTDAADYYNVLDDIAVGLDKRGCLTIKGDVTNNELLVTNDIVELLTPTRFRWIGRADNTINTGGVKVQTEKVELAIAETFIDDIDSPRFFIAPQPDEVLGEKIVLVLEGEKLPEEAEQQLFERLRLLLKKFEMPKEVYYSRAFSETATGKISRQRTLQKLGLHTD from the coding sequence ATGACAGACAAGTTCCTGAGCCTGAACGGCAAGAAGTTCTACTACGACGAAATCGCCTCCTACTCCTTCCGTGACAGCATTCCGCTGAATGGCTACGAGAGCAACACGCTTGAATTCTGCCGCAGTTGGCTGGATGGCGTGCAGGAGTTCCCGATCCAGACATCCGGCTCCACCGGCGTTCCCAAAACCATCACTTTAACCCGCCGGCAGCTCGAGGCCAGCGCCCGGCGCACCATCAACCTGCTCAACCTGCAGCCCGGCGACTGCACGCTGGTGTGCCTCAACACAGAGTATATTGCCGGTATGATGATGCTGGTACGCGGCTTTGAGGCCAACCTGAAGATGATAATCGTGGAGCCGATCAGTAACCCGCTCACGCTCGTAAGCCCCGAGGAGAACATCGCCTTCAGCTCTTTTGTGCCCATGCAGCTGCACACCATCCTGCAGGAAACGCCGGAGCGATTGGGGCAACTCAACCACATGAAAGGCATGCTGGTGGGCGGAGCGCCCGTTACCCCTACCCAGCAGCGGGAGTTACAGCGGATCCAGTCGCCCATCTACCATACGTATGGCATGACGGAAACAGCCTCGCACATTGCCCTGCGCAAGCTCAACGGAACAGATGCTGCTGATTACTACAACGTGCTCGACGATATAGCGGTGGGCCTGGACAAGCGCGGCTGCCTCACCATAAAGGGCGACGTGACGAACAACGAGCTACTGGTAACCAACGACATCGTGGAGTTGCTTACCCCTACCCGCTTCCGCTGGATTGGCCGCGCCGACAACACCATTAACACCGGTGGCGTGAAGGTGCAGACCGAGAAGGTAGAGCTAGCCATCGCCGAGACCTTTATCGACGACATCGACTCCCCGCGCTTTTTCATTGCCCCGCAACCCGACGAGGTGCTCGGCGAGAAGATTGTGCTGGTGCTGGAAGGCGAGAAACTGCCGGAAGAAGCGGAGCAGCAGCTGTTTGAGCGCCTGCGCCTCCTGCTCAAAAAGTTCGAGATGCCCAAGGAAGTGTACTACAGCCGCGCCTTCTCCGAGACGGCCACCGGAAAAATATCGCGGCAGCGCACCCTCCAAAAGCTAGGGCTCCACACCGATTAA
- a CDS encoding SMP-30/gluconolactonase/LRE family protein has protein sequence MKRGIWTGTCTALFILTLGSCSSGLFTSRGPVELEQAWASDNAFKTPESALFDAQRNVIYVTNMNGTSGKNDGDGFISRLDAEGNIEELYWITGLNNPAGMALHNNVLYVADTEEVVAIATQSGAVLGRYKAEKAKFLNDVAVDGDGTVYITDSEQKRIYQLRNGRMSTWIDNTRREKPNGIFLEGDRMLVAFMSSGQVRLVDPDTKDFTDWVDGIKSADGIARLEDGNYLISSWDGEVYYVNQEGKKWRLLDTKSKNINAADISYASQPGLLLVPTFRDNRVVAYRLRAR, from the coding sequence ATGAAAAGAGGTATATGGACAGGTACGTGCACGGCACTTTTTATACTTACCCTGGGCAGCTGCAGCAGCGGCCTGTTCACAAGCCGGGGCCCGGTGGAACTGGAGCAGGCCTGGGCCTCCGACAACGCGTTTAAAACCCCTGAGTCTGCCCTCTTCGATGCGCAGCGCAACGTGATCTATGTGACCAACATGAACGGCACCTCCGGGAAAAACGACGGCGACGGCTTTATATCGCGGCTGGATGCGGAGGGAAACATAGAGGAGCTGTACTGGATAACAGGCCTGAACAACCCCGCCGGCATGGCGCTGCACAACAACGTGCTCTATGTGGCCGATACCGAGGAAGTGGTGGCCATTGCGACACAGTCTGGTGCAGTGCTGGGCAGGTATAAAGCCGAGAAGGCTAAATTTTTGAACGATGTGGCGGTGGATGGGGATGGCACGGTCTACATCACCGACTCGGAGCAAAAGCGTATTTACCAGCTGCGCAACGGCCGCATGAGCACCTGGATAGACAACACCAGGCGCGAGAAGCCAAACGGCATCTTCCTAGAAGGCGACCGCATGCTTGTGGCCTTTATGAGCAGCGGACAGGTGCGGCTGGTCGATCCGGACACGAAAGACTTCACAGATTGGGTGGATGGCATCAAGTCAGCGGACGGCATCGCCAGGCTGGAGGACGGCAATTACCTGATCTCCAGCTGGGACGGCGAGGTATACTACGTAAACCAGGAGGGCAAGAAATGGCGCCTGCTCGACACGAAGAGTAAGAACATAAATGCCGCCGACATCAGCTACGCTTCACAGCCCGGTTTGCTGCTCGTGCCAACTTTCCGGGATAATAGAGTGGTGGCGTATAGACTAAGAGCCAGGTAA
- the hutI gene encoding imidazolonepropionase — translation MKENKDTSTHTLIGPFTQVLPMTNLPEAGAIKDEQLQVVEQAGVLVQEGKVLKVGKYEQLHREALENKYKLELVEEPMVLLPGLIDAHTHICFAGSRANDYAMRVAGKSYLEIARSGGGILDSVRKTREATLVELVDLLKKRCDRHLREGITTCEVKSGYGLTVEEELKMLEAIKLVNRHHKMDLIPTCLAAHMLPPEHTDAKVYLEEVLTELLPQLQEQQLASRVDIFVEETAFKEVEALEYLHAAKEMGFDITVHADQFSTDGSRVAAEVGAISADHLEASGEEEIELLKNAGVVATVLPGASLGLGMHYAPARKMLDGGLCLAIATDWNPGSAPMGDLLLQAAILGAAEKLTTAETLAAITTRAARALNLSDRGVLARGKMADMIAFPTENYREILYFQGKLKPTKIWKRGEKVK, via the coding sequence ATGAAAGAAAATAAAGATACATCAACTCATACCCTTATCGGCCCCTTCACCCAAGTTCTGCCTATGACCAACCTGCCGGAGGCAGGCGCCATAAAGGATGAGCAGCTGCAGGTGGTGGAGCAGGCGGGGGTGCTGGTGCAGGAGGGAAAAGTGCTGAAAGTAGGCAAATATGAGCAGCTGCACCGCGAGGCGCTGGAGAACAAGTATAAACTGGAGCTGGTAGAGGAACCGATGGTGCTGCTGCCAGGCCTGATCGATGCACACACCCATATCTGCTTTGCCGGGAGCCGTGCCAACGACTATGCCATGCGCGTAGCCGGTAAGTCATACCTGGAGATTGCCCGCAGTGGTGGCGGTATACTGGACAGCGTGCGCAAAACACGTGAGGCCACGCTGGTAGAACTGGTTGACCTGCTGAAGAAACGCTGCGACCGTCATCTGCGCGAAGGCATTACCACCTGTGAGGTGAAAAGTGGCTATGGCCTGACGGTGGAGGAGGAACTGAAGATGCTGGAGGCTATCAAACTGGTGAACAGACATCATAAAATGGACCTCATCCCGACTTGCCTGGCGGCTCACATGTTACCACCCGAGCACACTGATGCCAAAGTATACCTGGAGGAGGTGCTGACGGAGCTACTGCCGCAACTACAGGAGCAGCAGCTGGCCAGTCGGGTCGATATTTTTGTGGAGGAGACAGCTTTTAAGGAAGTGGAGGCGCTGGAATACCTGCACGCTGCGAAGGAAATGGGGTTTGATATAACCGTACACGCCGATCAGTTCAGCACGGATGGGAGCAGGGTAGCCGCGGAGGTGGGGGCCATCAGTGCCGATCACCTGGAGGCAAGCGGGGAGGAGGAAATTGAGCTGCTGAAAAATGCCGGGGTGGTGGCAACAGTATTACCAGGCGCTTCGCTGGGCTTGGGCATGCATTATGCGCCAGCCCGCAAGATGCTGGATGGCGGCCTTTGCCTGGCTATTGCCACTGACTGGAACCCTGGTTCAGCCCCTATGGGCGACCTGCTGCTACAGGCTGCTATACTAGGCGCTGCCGAGAAGCTAACCACCGCCGAAACCCTTGCTGCCATCACCACCCGCGCTGCCCGCGCCCTCAACCTGTCTGACCGTGGCGTGCTAGCCAGAGGCAAAATGGCCGACATGATCGCCTTCCCGACAGAGAATTATAGAGAAATTCTATACTTCCAGGGGAAACTGAAGCCCACGAAAATATGGAAGCGGGGAGAGAAAGTGAAATAA
- a CDS encoding DUF1835 domain-containing protein — MKKLPTLHILNGDASVAAFSAARLPGQVLVWREVLSEGPAFYTLPEHEFWQKRQEFITSAYGETAEKYHEKVLNEVQKLAGVGAFFEVVLWFDTDLMCQVNLLYLLQRLQQGKPALLSVCTPAPGKNIALLKPEELQHLFDERQQLSEEQLEEAAQLWQLYAGSDQLNLQLYLQQMPVPLPSLEKALLLHLRRYPGCIDGLSQPERMLLQIIHGGATSINELMQQFWQQDPGYGFGDVQLQHILSRLQPDLVQAREPLSLSFFGGRVLEGYASFTPKHRWLGGVEVDGNCPYCFDQEKRALRRNC; from the coding sequence ATGAAAAAACTGCCTACCCTCCATATCCTCAACGGCGATGCCTCTGTAGCCGCCTTTTCTGCCGCCAGGCTGCCTGGGCAGGTGTTGGTTTGGCGCGAGGTGCTGTCAGAAGGCCCCGCGTTTTATACCTTGCCCGAGCACGAGTTCTGGCAAAAGCGGCAGGAGTTCATCACATCCGCCTATGGCGAAACGGCAGAAAAGTACCACGAGAAAGTGCTGAACGAGGTGCAGAAGCTGGCGGGGGTTGGGGCATTCTTTGAGGTAGTGCTTTGGTTTGATACCGATCTGATGTGCCAGGTAAACCTGCTCTACCTGCTGCAACGCCTGCAGCAGGGCAAACCCGCCCTGCTGTCGGTGTGTACTCCAGCACCGGGCAAAAACATCGCCCTTCTGAAGCCGGAGGAACTCCAGCACCTGTTTGATGAAAGGCAGCAACTTAGTGAGGAGCAACTGGAGGAGGCCGCACAACTCTGGCAACTCTACGCCGGCTCAGACCAACTGAACCTGCAGCTGTACCTGCAACAGATGCCAGTGCCCCTGCCCTCCCTGGAAAAGGCGTTACTGCTGCACCTGCGCCGTTACCCGGGCTGCATAGATGGCCTGAGCCAGCCGGAGCGTATGCTGCTGCAGATCATCCATGGTGGTGCCACAAGTATAAACGAGCTGATGCAGCAGTTCTGGCAGCAGGACCCGGGCTATGGCTTTGGCGACGTGCAGCTGCAGCATATCTTATCCCGGCTGCAACCCGACCTGGTACAGGCAAGGGAGCCGCTGTCGCTTAGCTTCTTCGGGGGACGTGTGCTGGAGGGCTACGCCTCTTTTACACCAAAGCACCGCTGGCTCGGCGGGGTGGAAGTGGATGGAAACTGCCCCTACTGCTTCGATCAAGAGAAAAGAGCCCTTCGCAGGAACTGCTGA